A region of Culicoides brevitarsis isolate CSIRO-B50_1 chromosome 1, AGI_CSIRO_Cbre_v1, whole genome shotgun sequence DNA encodes the following proteins:
- the LOC134830440 gene encoding putative glutathione-specific gamma-glutamylcyclotransferase 2 isoform X2, giving the protein MSPSIQQLTEKSPKKVYNVQESLKLLCPEVICGNDDDSLWIFGYGSLVWKADFPFSCKHKGFITGFERKFYQNSIDHRGTAEKPGRVVTLIHTENSENRVYGIGYRISADDKKAVLEHLDVREINGYERVVTDFHLLSDAGEILARKSVLLYLAKHDNPSFAGLKDDLETIAQQICECEGKSGRNSDYLMDLAESMRILYPEIDDRHLFELEKVVKRKLCHEV; this is encoded by the exons atgAGTCCCTCGATCCAACAATTGACCGAAAAATCCCCGAAAAAAGTCTACAACGTTCAGGAAAGCCTCAAATTATTGTGTCCCGAAGTGATTTgtggcaacgacgacgactctTTGTGGATTTTTGGCTACGGAAGTCTCGTTTGGAAAGCAGATTTTCCGTTCAGTTGCAAGCACAAAGGATTCATAACCGGATTCGAACGAAAATTCTACCAAAATAGCATTGATCATCGAGGAACGGCAGAAAAA cctgGAAGAGTAGTTACCTTGATTCACACTGAAAATTCCGAGAATCGCGTTTATGGCATCGGATATCGGATCAGTGCGGATGACAAAAAGGCAGTTCTCGAGCATTTGGATGTCCGTGAAATCAATGGGTACGAAAGAGTTGTCACGGATTTTCATTTGTTGAGTGACGCTGGGGAGATTCTTGCGCGGAAAAGTGTGTTGTTGTACTTGGCGAAGCACGATAATCCGTCGTTTGCAGGTTTGAAAGACGATTTGGAGACAATTGCACAGCAGATTTGTGAGTGTGAGGGGAAATCGGGAAGGAATTCGGattatttgatggatttggcGGAGTCTATGAGGATTTTGTATCCGGAAATTGATGATCGGCACTTGTTTGAGTTGGAAAAAGTGGTTAAAAGGAAGTTGTGTCACGAGGTTTGA